A single genomic interval of Psychroserpens sp. NJDZ02 harbors:
- a CDS encoding glutamate synthase subunit beta produces MGKITGFLEFKRENESYIAPEKRIENYKEFTVPLPEDHLKDQGARCMDCGIPFCHSGCPLGNLIPDFNDKVYKGKWKEAAEILHKTNNFPEFTGRLCPAPCEEACVLGINEDPVTIENIEKNIVETAFQEGWITAQPPKVRTEKTVAVIGSGPAGLAAAQQLNRAGHTVTVFERDEKVGGLLRYGIPDFKMEKTVIDRRVAVLEEEGIIFKTNAHVGKNIDANQLKDDFDAVVLCGGATVRRSIPIPGSDLKGVTQAMDFLKLNNQYVDGLVDFKDVISAKGKDIIVIGGGDTGSDCIGTSNRHGATSVTNFEILSKPSEGRPANQPWPYWPMKLKTTSSHQEGVERFFSISTKAFIGDKKGNLTGLKTVEVEWLFTPGERPQLKEVPNTEKEWKCDIALLALGFTGAEKTLADQFGLKMDFRTNIEATTKDYKTNIPGVFAAGDMRRGQSLIVWAISEGRQAAHHIDTYLMGESCLPLKDDSDLPRV; encoded by the coding sequence ATGGGAAAGATAACAGGATTTTTAGAGTTTAAGCGTGAAAACGAAAGTTATATAGCGCCAGAAAAACGCATAGAAAATTACAAAGAATTTACGGTTCCGTTACCAGAAGATCATTTGAAAGATCAAGGCGCACGTTGTATGGATTGCGGAATTCCGTTTTGCCATAGTGGTTGTCCGCTTGGGAATTTAATTCCAGATTTTAACGATAAAGTTTACAAAGGAAAATGGAAAGAAGCTGCTGAAATTTTACACAAAACCAACAACTTCCCAGAGTTTACAGGACGTTTATGCCCAGCACCTTGTGAAGAAGCTTGCGTACTTGGTATTAATGAAGACCCAGTAACTATAGAAAATATTGAAAAAAACATAGTAGAAACCGCCTTTCAAGAAGGTTGGATTACCGCACAGCCACCAAAAGTAAGAACCGAAAAAACAGTTGCTGTTATTGGCTCTGGACCAGCGGGATTAGCTGCTGCGCAACAATTAAATCGCGCAGGACACACTGTTACTGTTTTTGAACGTGACGAAAAAGTAGGAGGCTTATTACGTTACGGCATTCCAGATTTTAAAATGGAAAAAACCGTGATTGACAGACGTGTTGCTGTTTTAGAAGAAGAAGGAATTATTTTTAAAACCAATGCACATGTTGGTAAAAACATAGATGCCAACCAACTTAAAGACGACTTTGACGCTGTTGTGTTATGTGGAGGTGCAACCGTAAGACGAAGTATTCCTATACCTGGATCAGACTTAAAAGGCGTAACTCAAGCGATGGATTTCTTAAAACTAAATAATCAATACGTGGATGGTTTAGTAGATTTTAAAGACGTGATTTCTGCTAAAGGAAAAGACATTATCGTAATTGGTGGTGGAGATACAGGAAGTGATTGTATAGGAACGTCTAATCGTCATGGCGCAACCTCTGTGACTAATTTTGAGATTTTAAGCAAACCTTCCGAAGGTCGTCCAGCAAATCAACCTTGGCCTTACTGGCCTATGAAGTTAAAAACAACCTCATCGCACCAAGAAGGAGTCGAGCGTTTTTTTAGCATTTCTACTAAAGCATTTATTGGCGATAAAAAAGGAAACTTAACAGGCTTAAAAACGGTTGAAGTCGAATGGCTTTTTACTCCAGGAGAACGACCACAACTTAAAGAAGTCCCAAATACTGAAAAAGAATGGAAATGCGACATCGCATTATTAGCACTTGGATTTACAGGCGCTGAAAAAACTTTAGCTGATCAGTTTGGTTTAAAAATGGATTTTAGAACCAATATTGAAGCCACAACAAAAGATTACAAAACAAATATCCCTGGCGTTTTTGCAGCTGGAGATATGCGTCGTGGACAATCGCTGATTGTTTGGGCTATTTCTGAAGGAAGACAAGCTGCACATCATATTGACACCTATTTAATGGGAGAATCGTGTTTACCCTTAAAGGATGATAGCGATTTGCCTCGTGTTTAA
- a CDS encoding P-II family nitrogen regulator, which translates to MKKVEAIIRKSKFSAVKNALHEVGVNFFSYWDVTGLGNEKEGHVYRGVSYSTSDIQRRYLSIVVNDDFEEVTIKAILESGSTGEVGDGKIFVSQIDEVYRIRTGNKGGNTLK; encoded by the coding sequence ATGAAAAAAGTTGAAGCAATAATCAGAAAATCAAAATTTTCTGCAGTTAAAAATGCGTTGCATGAGGTTGGTGTAAATTTCTTCTCGTATTGGGATGTTACAGGGCTGGGTAATGAAAAAGAAGGGCATGTTTATAGAGGTGTTTCTTATAGTACAAGTGATATACAAAGACGCTATTTATCTATAGTTGTTAATGATGATTTTGAAGAAGTAACGATAAAAGCCATTTTAGAATCGGGTTCTACAGGAGAGGTTGGAGACGGGAAAATATTTGTTTCACAAATCGATGAAGTTTATAGAATACGCACAGGAAATAAAGGCGGAAACACATTAAAATAA
- a CDS encoding outer membrane beta-barrel protein, translating to MKQLFNLAIILASMSLSAQDESDGLEKKFSFEGSVDAYYRTNFTAPNDDNQIAPTTSFANTAGFSLGMGNIIASYEKGRVGAVADLVFGPRGEEASATVLNQLFAFYNISENTKLTLGKFNTFLGYEVIAPAGNFNYSTSYLFSNGPFSHTGIKADFTLSEDFSLMVGVFNQTDVTEFNPDGSYAVGTQLGYDGQFLNLLYDAAGLGFEVDYTGGFDASDEFFLGVNAAYADNDGEGFYGVDLYPQYDLSDTFTIGLRGEYYQTQSESVDDDPSVIGLTLTGSLVIDEDLIIKPEFRLDNSSEDEFIDTDLMATKSLGSFVVAAIYKF from the coding sequence ATGAAACAATTATTTAATCTAGCTATTATTTTGGCTTCTATGAGTTTATCTGCTCAAGACGAGTCAGATGGTCTTGAAAAAAAGTTCTCTTTTGAGGGGAGTGTCGATGCCTACTATCGTACTAATTTTACAGCTCCAAATGATGATAATCAAATTGCTCCGACAACGTCTTTTGCAAATACTGCGGGATTTTCATTAGGAATGGGGAATATAATTGCGTCTTACGAAAAAGGTAGGGTCGGTGCAGTTGCTGATTTGGTTTTTGGACCAAGAGGAGAAGAGGCAAGTGCAACCGTATTGAATCAATTGTTTGCTTTTTATAATATTAGCGAAAACACAAAATTAACATTAGGTAAGTTTAATACTTTTTTAGGTTACGAGGTAATTGCGCCAGCAGGAAACTTTAACTATAGTACGTCTTATTTATTTTCTAATGGGCCTTTTTCTCATACAGGGATAAAAGCAGATTTTACATTGTCTGAAGATTTTAGCTTGATGGTTGGTGTGTTTAATCAAACAGATGTTACCGAGTTTAATCCTGACGGTAGTTATGCGGTTGGAACACAATTAGGATATGATGGTCAATTTTTAAATCTTTTATATGATGCTGCTGGATTGGGGTTTGAAGTCGATTATACAGGAGGTTTTGATGCATCAGATGAGTTTTTTTTAGGAGTTAATGCAGCGTATGCAGATAATGATGGAGAAGGGTTTTATGGGGTTGATTTGTATCCTCAATATGATCTTAGTGATACGTTTACAATAGGATTAAGAGGGGAGTATTATCAGACACAGAGTGAGTCTGTAGATGATGACCCTAGTGTTATTGGGTTAACGCTTACGGGGAGTTTAGTTATTGATGAAGACTTAATTATTAAGCCGGAATTTAGATTAGACAATAGTTCTGAAGATGAGTTTATTGATACAGACTTGATGGCAACAAAAAGCCTAGGGTCTTTTGTGGTTGCAGCGATATATAAATTTTAA
- the gltB gene encoding glutamate synthase large subunit, with product MLKKQGLYLPEFEHDNCGAGFICSLTGKRSNDIIHKALEILVKLEHRGAVSSDGVTGDGAGILIDIPHKFFKIFCEFDLPEAGEYAVSNVFLPRKENQRQYCIDVFEKEIQNQGLKLIGWRDVPVNSKVLGEIAKVTEPFVKQIFIGKASDKQTEREFNIKLYAARKIAEHTIYDSKLSESKFFYLPSLSTKIIIFKGLLMPEHINEYYLDLFNSALDTRLALVHQRFSTNTFPTWDLAQPFRYICHNGEINTVRGNVSRMFSREEIMESPLFGDDIKKIIPTILRGKSDSATLDMVVELLLMTGRSLPEAMMMLVPEAWEKNPHMSDSKKAFYEYNSCLMEPWDGPASIPFTDGNFIGAVLDRNGLRPSRYTVTKQGNVIMSSETGVVDIAPENIEFHGRLEPGKMFLVNMSEGRIVNDEEIKEEIAAKHPYRQWLNENLIHLRDIEAKEGHIKYDEIDLKKREVVFGYTEEDLNTIIRPMAQLGKEPIGSMGSDTPIAILSERPQLIYNYFKQLFAQVTNPPLDGIREELITDISLTLGSDVNIFDINAEHCKKLKIQNPVISKHDLDKIRDYDTNPDFKVESISMLYEVNRGLNELEVALENLVTKASKAIDNGANIIILSDRFVDKNHAPIPALLACSYVNHALHKLKKRSRISLIIESAEPREVHHFALLFGYGASAVNPYIVNEIVQQQINNADLTDLEYLAAIKNYNKAVGKGILKVMNKIGISTLNSYRGSQLFECIGIKTSTVEKYFPNTPTRIQGIGLREIEQEIVKRHKRAFHKNTEPQIEVGGDYRWRRGQEKHMFNPLTVAKLQESVRTNKASTFKEFSDLVNDQSKSLMTIRGLFEFDQFDPIPLEEVEPWTEIVKRFKTGAMSYGSISKEAHENLAVAMNRIGGKSNSGEGGEDQERFYKSSQGDWRNSAIKQVASGRFGVTSNYLTSASEIQIKIAQGAKPGEGGQLPGPKVNPEIAKTRNSTPYVGLISPPPHHDIYSIEDLSQLIYDVKSANREARINVKLVSEIGVGTVAAGVAKAKADVILIAGFDGGTGATPLTSQKHTGLPWELGVAEAQQTLVMNDLRNRVVLECDGQLKTGRDVAIACLLGAEEFGFATAPLVASGCIMMRVCHLNTCPVGIATQNPDLRKKFKGKPEHVVNYMYFVAQELREIMAKLGFRTINEMVGQSQKLNRNKAIDHYKSSGIDLTPILHKVEVAEGVQLYNTYCQDHNLNVHLDFKIIKQAHQALFRRQKTNLAMPITNIDRAVGAIISNEISKIYGADGLPEDTIDIDFTGSAGQSFGAFATKGLKFTVHGNTNDYLGKGLSGAKLIIKVPEKCTIVPEDNIITGNVTLYGATSGEVYINGKAGERFCVRNSGAQAVVEGIGDHGCEYMTGGVAVILGTVGRNFGAGMSGGVAYVLDEKGTFKQNCNSEDLNIDPIENEADTNQLKQLIKNHFEATGSPLAERILKDWNNYLPKFKKVLPEEYRQALVRLEKEQLELA from the coding sequence ATGCTAAAAAAACAAGGACTTTATTTGCCAGAATTTGAACACGATAATTGTGGCGCAGGATTTATATGTAGTTTAACCGGAAAACGATCTAACGACATCATACATAAAGCGCTTGAAATACTAGTAAAATTAGAGCATCGTGGCGCCGTTAGTTCTGATGGAGTAACTGGAGATGGCGCAGGTATATTAATTGATATTCCACATAAATTCTTCAAGATTTTCTGTGAGTTTGACTTACCTGAAGCTGGAGAATATGCAGTGAGTAATGTATTTCTTCCTAGAAAAGAAAACCAACGTCAATATTGTATTGATGTTTTTGAAAAAGAAATCCAAAATCAAGGCCTTAAATTAATTGGCTGGAGAGACGTACCAGTTAATAGTAAAGTTTTAGGTGAAATTGCAAAAGTAACAGAACCTTTTGTAAAACAAATTTTTATAGGAAAGGCTAGCGACAAGCAAACAGAAAGAGAATTCAACATAAAATTATACGCTGCACGAAAAATCGCAGAACACACTATATATGATTCTAAATTATCCGAATCAAAATTCTTCTACCTACCAAGTCTATCTACTAAAATCATAATATTTAAAGGCTTATTAATGCCAGAACATATTAATGAATACTATTTAGACTTATTCAACTCGGCTTTAGATACAAGACTAGCATTAGTACACCAACGTTTTTCTACCAACACATTTCCAACTTGGGATTTAGCACAACCGTTTAGATACATCTGTCATAATGGAGAAATAAACACAGTCAGAGGTAATGTCTCACGTATGTTTTCTCGTGAAGAGATCATGGAAAGCCCATTATTTGGAGATGATATCAAAAAGATAATCCCTACTATTTTAAGAGGGAAATCAGATTCTGCAACCCTAGACATGGTTGTTGAATTATTACTAATGACGGGACGCTCGCTTCCAGAAGCGATGATGATGCTAGTCCCTGAAGCTTGGGAAAAAAACCCACACATGTCGGATTCTAAAAAGGCGTTTTACGAATACAACTCCTGCCTAATGGAACCTTGGGACGGACCAGCTTCAATCCCATTTACAGACGGTAATTTTATAGGTGCTGTTTTAGATAGAAATGGATTACGCCCTTCAAGATATACCGTAACAAAACAAGGAAACGTTATTATGTCTTCCGAAACTGGCGTTGTAGACATTGCTCCAGAAAACATAGAATTCCATGGTCGTTTAGAACCAGGAAAAATGTTTTTAGTCAACATGAGTGAAGGTCGCATTGTTAATGATGAAGAAATCAAAGAAGAAATAGCCGCCAAACACCCATACAGACAATGGTTAAATGAAAATTTAATACACCTTAGAGATATTGAAGCTAAAGAAGGACATATTAAATACGATGAAATTGATCTTAAAAAACGAGAAGTCGTTTTTGGTTACACAGAAGAAGATTTAAATACTATTATTCGTCCGATGGCACAATTAGGAAAAGAGCCTATTGGATCCATGGGAAGCGATACACCAATTGCCATTTTATCAGAAAGACCACAGTTAATTTATAACTACTTCAAACAGTTATTTGCTCAAGTTACCAATCCGCCTTTAGATGGTATTAGAGAAGAGTTAATTACAGATATTAGCTTAACACTTGGTAGCGATGTTAATATATTTGACATCAATGCAGAACACTGTAAAAAATTAAAAATTCAGAATCCAGTTATCTCTAAGCACGATTTAGATAAGATTAGAGATTATGACACTAATCCTGATTTTAAAGTCGAATCTATTTCGATGTTATATGAAGTAAATCGTGGATTAAATGAGCTTGAAGTCGCGCTAGAAAACTTAGTCACTAAAGCTTCTAAAGCTATTGATAACGGTGCAAACATCATTATTTTATCAGATAGATTTGTAGACAAAAACCACGCACCAATTCCGGCACTTTTAGCCTGCTCTTACGTCAATCATGCCTTACATAAATTAAAAAAGCGTTCTAGAATTAGTTTAATTATTGAGTCTGCAGAACCTCGTGAGGTACACCATTTTGCTTTATTATTTGGTTATGGTGCAAGTGCTGTAAATCCATACATTGTAAATGAAATTGTTCAACAACAAATCAACAATGCAGATCTTACAGATTTAGAATATTTAGCAGCCATTAAAAACTACAATAAAGCAGTTGGAAAAGGAATTTTAAAGGTGATGAACAAGATTGGGATTTCAACTTTAAATTCTTACCGTGGGTCTCAATTATTTGAATGTATCGGAATTAAAACCTCAACAGTCGAAAAATATTTCCCAAACACACCAACGCGTATTCAAGGTATTGGCTTAAGAGAAATAGAACAAGAAATTGTTAAACGTCACAAAAGGGCTTTTCATAAAAATACAGAACCACAAATTGAAGTTGGTGGAGATTACAGATGGAGACGTGGACAAGAAAAGCACATGTTTAATCCATTAACAGTAGCCAAACTTCAGGAATCAGTAAGAACCAATAAAGCCTCTACATTTAAAGAGTTTTCTGACTTAGTAAACGACCAATCTAAAAGCCTAATGACTATTAGAGGCTTGTTTGAGTTTGATCAATTTGACCCCATTCCACTGGAAGAAGTAGAACCTTGGACAGAAATTGTAAAACGCTTTAAAACAGGAGCCATGTCTTATGGTTCGATTAGTAAAGAAGCACACGAAAACTTAGCGGTTGCCATGAACAGAATTGGAGGAAAATCCAACTCTGGTGAAGGTGGAGAAGACCAAGAACGTTTCTATAAAAGCTCACAAGGCGACTGGAGAAACTCAGCAATCAAGCAGGTAGCCTCAGGGCGTTTTGGAGTGACTTCAAATTACTTAACAAGCGCAAGCGAAATTCAGATAAAAATAGCACAAGGTGCAAAACCAGGTGAAGGCGGACAATTACCTGGACCAAAAGTGAATCCGGAAATTGCAAAAACGAGAAATTCAACGCCTTATGTTGGTTTAATCTCACCACCACCGCATCACGATATTTATTCTATTGAAGATTTATCGCAATTAATTTATGATGTAAAATCAGCAAATAGAGAAGCCAGAATTAATGTAAAACTAGTATCAGAAATTGGTGTTGGTACAGTCGCAGCAGGAGTCGCCAAAGCAAAAGCAGACGTTATATTAATTGCTGGTTTTGATGGAGGGACAGGAGCAACACCTTTAACCTCACAAAAACACACCGGCCTACCTTGGGAACTTGGTGTTGCAGAAGCACAGCAAACCTTAGTGATGAATGACCTTAGAAATCGTGTGGTTTTAGAATGTGACGGACAATTAAAAACAGGTCGCGATGTCGCAATTGCTTGCCTACTTGGCGCAGAAGAATTCGGTTTTGCAACAGCACCTTTAGTAGCTTCAGGATGTATTATGATGCGTGTATGTCATTTAAATACATGCCCAGTCGGTATTGCTACTCAAAACCCTGACTTACGTAAAAAATTTAAAGGAAAACCAGAACACGTCGTTAACTACATGTATTTTGTAGCGCAAGAATTACGTGAGATTATGGCAAAATTAGGATTTAGAACTATTAATGAAATGGTTGGACAATCTCAAAAACTAAACAGAAACAAAGCCATAGACCATTATAAATCTTCAGGAATTGACTTAACACCAATCTTACACAAAGTAGAAGTTGCGGAAGGTGTACAATTATACAACACGTATTGTCAAGACCACAACTTAAATGTGCACTTAGATTTTAAAATCATAAAACAAGCACATCAAGCTTTATTTAGACGACAAAAAACAAATTTAGCCATGCCTATCACAAATATAGATAGAGCAGTTGGCGCTATAATAAGTAACGAAATTTCAAAAATTTATGGTGCAGATGGCTTACCAGAAGACACTATAGACATTGATTTTACAGGTTCTGCAGGACAAAGTTTTGGAGCTTTTGCAACCAAAGGTTTAAAATTCACCGTGCACGGAAATACAAATGATTACTTAGGAAAAGGCTTATCCGGAGCTAAATTAATTATTAAAGTGCCAGAAAAATGCACCATTGTTCCGGAAGACAATATTATTACAGGAAACGTAACGCTGTATGGCGCAACCTCTGGAGAAGTTTATATAAACGGTAAAGCTGGAGAACGTTTTTGTGTTAGAAATTCTGGAGCACAAGCAGTAGTTGAAGGTATTGGGGATCACGGTTGCGAGTATATGACTGGTGGAGTTGCTGTTATTCTTGGGACTGTAGGTCGAAACTTTGGAGCAGGAATGAGCGGAGGAGTTGCTTATGTTTTAGACGAAAAAGGAACCTTTAAACAGAATTGTAATTCCGAAGATTTAAATATCGATCCAATTGAAAACGAAGCTGACACGAATCAGTTAAAACAATTAATCAAAAATCATTTTGAAGCAACAGGAAGCCCGTTAGCGGAACGCATTTTAAAAGACTGGAACAACTACCTTCCTAAGTTTAAAAAAGTATTGCCAGAAGAGTACAGACAAGCCTTAGTGAGATTAGAAAAAGAACAACTAGAATTAGCGTAA
- the argB gene encoding acetylglutamate kinase — MKTLKIIKIGGNIIDDDNALQQFLKAFATIDTPKILVHGGGKLATKLAQQMQVEVKMIDGRRVTDQVTLDIITMVYAGKINKTIVAQLQANNCNAIGFSGADGNTIVSDLRPSKPIDYGFAGDVKHVNTETLEILLNNAITPVFCAITHDKNGQLLNTNADTIASELAIGFATKYKTELYYCFEKNGVLEDVNNDDSIIQNINTKTYQPLIEKGIIYEGMLPKLNNCFHAVNNQVRKVCIGKSEMLFDKYNKHTTISK; from the coding sequence ATGAAAACACTAAAAATCATAAAAATTGGAGGAAACATCATTGATGATGATAATGCTTTGCAGCAATTCCTAAAAGCATTCGCGACTATAGATACTCCTAAAATTTTAGTGCATGGAGGTGGGAAATTAGCAACAAAATTAGCGCAACAAATGCAAGTTGAGGTTAAAATGATTGACGGAAGACGCGTAACCGATCAAGTGACTTTAGATATTATTACAATGGTATATGCTGGAAAAATCAATAAAACTATAGTCGCACAATTACAAGCCAATAATTGTAATGCTATTGGTTTTTCAGGAGCGGATGGTAACACGATAGTTTCAGATTTAAGACCATCAAAACCTATTGATTATGGTTTTGCAGGAGATGTTAAACACGTAAATACTGAAACGTTAGAAATTCTTTTAAACAATGCGATTACACCTGTGTTTTGCGCCATTACACATGATAAAAACGGACAATTATTAAACACAAATGCAGATACGATTGCTTCCGAATTAGCAATAGGTTTTGCAACAAAATATAAAACTGAATTATATTATTGCTTCGAAAAAAATGGTGTTTTAGAAGATGTAAATAATGACGATTCTATTATCCAAAACATTAACACTAAAACCTATCAACCGTTAATTGAAAAGGGTATTATTTATGAAGGCATGTTGCCAAAATTAAATAACTGTTTTCATGCTGTAAATAATCAAGTTCGAAAAGTTTGTATTGGTAAATCAGAAATGCTTTTCGATAAATATAATAAACATACAACGATTTCAAAATGA
- a CDS encoding M20 family metallo-hydrolase: protein MIEKLTTRAIALLKQLIETQSFSSEEGPTAAHIEQWFAQQDIPFKRTNHNVWATNKHFDESKPTLLLNSHHDTVKPNNGYTKDPFKAIVEDGKLYGLGSNDAGGCLVSLLATFAYFYDKKGLNYNLVIVASAEEESSGENGLNSMLSVIPKVDVAIVGEPTLMNLAVAEKGLVVFDAIVKGTPSHAAHPNHDNAIYKTIPVLEWFKNYTFDKTSEALGEVKLTVTQINAGKQHNAVPADVKLVVDVRVNDKYSNQDIVNILQKEAPCDSIIPRSIKLNSSSIPIDHPLVIAGIEIGRNTYGSPTLSDQAVLSCPSLKLGPGDSTRSHSADEFIYLNEIEEGIKIYIELLEKVL from the coding sequence ATGATAGAAAAACTAACAACAAGAGCAATTGCTTTATTAAAACAATTGATAGAAACGCAGTCGTTTTCTTCGGAAGAAGGTCCAACAGCAGCGCATATTGAGCAATGGTTTGCGCAACAGGATATTCCTTTTAAAAGAACCAATCATAATGTTTGGGCAACCAATAAGCATTTTGACGAGAGCAAACCAACGCTATTGCTAAACTCGCATCATGATACGGTAAAACCCAATAATGGTTACACTAAAGATCCATTTAAAGCTATTGTTGAAGACGGAAAATTATATGGTTTAGGTAGTAATGATGCTGGAGGTTGTTTGGTGAGTTTGTTGGCAACGTTTGCTTATTTCTATGATAAAAAAGGCCTAAATTATAATTTGGTAATTGTCGCTTCCGCAGAAGAGGAAAGTAGCGGAGAAAATGGGTTAAATAGTATGTTGTCAGTCATTCCAAAAGTGGATGTTGCTATTGTTGGAGAGCCGACTTTAATGAATTTGGCTGTTGCCGAAAAAGGCTTAGTCGTGTTTGATGCAATCGTAAAAGGAACGCCAAGTCATGCTGCGCATCCAAATCACGATAATGCTATTTATAAAACAATTCCGGTATTAGAATGGTTTAAAAATTACACGTTTGATAAGACGTCGGAAGCTTTGGGAGAGGTAAAGTTGACCGTTACACAAATCAACGCAGGAAAGCAGCATAATGCAGTTCCTGCGGATGTGAAATTGGTGGTTGATGTGCGTGTAAATGATAAATATTCTAACCAAGACATTGTCAATATTTTACAAAAGGAAGCGCCTTGTGATAGTATTATTCCGCGTAGTATAAAATTAAATTCGTCATCCATTCCAATCGATCATCCATTGGTAATTGCAGGAATAGAAATTGGTAGAAACACTTATGGTTCGCCAACATTATCTGATCAAGCGGTGTTGAGTTGTCCGTCTTTAAAATTAGGGCCTGGAGATAGCACGCGATCACATTCTGCTGACGAGTTTATTTACTTGAATGAGATTGAAGAAGGGATTAAAATATATATTGAATTATTAGAAAAAGTACTGTAG
- the argH gene encoding argininosuccinate lyase: protein MKLWDKGISIDKKIEQFTVGNDREIDLHIAKYDVQASLAHAIMLESIGIISSEELQQLKNGLHAIAETIENGIFVIEASFEDVHSKIEYELTKTLGDVGKKIHTARSRNDQVLVALQLYYKDNLKEINQKTKTFFDTLLGLAETHKESLLPGYTHLQVAMPSSFGLWFSAYAEVLIDDVYLLNAALKTVDQNPLGSAAGYGSSFPIDRELTTKELNFSTLKYNVVAAQMSRGKSERTIALALGSVCNTLARFAMDICVYNSQNFGFIAFPDELTTGSSIMPHKKNPDVFELIRGKANKIQALHTEMVLITNNLPSGYHRDFQLLKENIIAAIEDVKDLLDIFNYAIQQVIVKDIDLNDAKYQYLFTVDNINTLVVGGMPFREAYQKIGGEVESGTYVPDTSKQHTHVGSIGNLCLDGIRGKYPE, encoded by the coding sequence ATGAAACTCTGGGACAAAGGAATAAGTATCGATAAAAAAATAGAGCAATTTACTGTTGGAAACGATAGAGAAATTGACTTACATATTGCAAAGTACGATGTGCAAGCATCTTTAGCGCATGCAATAATGTTGGAGTCTATTGGCATTATTTCTTCGGAAGAATTGCAACAGCTTAAAAATGGTTTACACGCTATTGCGGAAACTATAGAAAACGGAATCTTCGTTATTGAAGCGTCCTTTGAAGATGTACATTCTAAAATTGAATATGAGCTGACAAAAACCTTAGGGGATGTCGGGAAGAAAATCCATACAGCACGTTCTAGAAACGATCAGGTTTTGGTGGCGCTTCAGTTATATTATAAAGACAATTTAAAGGAAATCAATCAGAAAACAAAAACGTTTTTTGATACCCTTTTAGGTTTGGCTGAAACGCATAAAGAATCTTTGCTTCCTGGTTATACGCATTTACAAGTGGCAATGCCATCTTCATTTGGGTTGTGGTTTTCTGCATATGCTGAGGTTTTAATTGATGATGTATACTTGTTAAATGCAGCCTTGAAGACCGTAGATCAAAATCCGTTAGGTTCTGCTGCTGGTTACGGAAGTTCGTTTCCTATTGATAGAGAATTAACCACAAAAGAATTAAACTTTTCAACTTTAAAATACAATGTGGTTGCAGCACAAATGAGTAGGGGAAAAAGCGAACGAACAATCGCTTTAGCTTTAGGTAGTGTGTGTAATACTTTGGCGCGTTTTGCAATGGATATTTGCGTGTATAATAGTCAGAATTTTGGCTTTATTGCTTTTCCTGATGAGTTAACGACTGGAAGCAGTATTATGCCACATAAAAAGAATCCTGATGTGTTTGAATTAATTAGAGGGAAAGCCAATAAGATTCAAGCATTGCATACCGAAATGGTGTTGATTACTAATAATTTACCGAGTGGTTATCATAGAGATTTTCAGTTATTAAAGGAAAATATTATTGCAGCAATTGAAGATGTGAAAGACTTGTTAGATATTTTTAATTACGCCATTCAGCAAGTTATTGTAAAAGATATTGACTTGAATGATGCTAAGTATCAATATCTATTTACGGTAGATAATATCAATACTTTGGTTGTAGGAGGTATGCCTTTTAGAGAAGCGTATCAAAAAATTGGAGGCGAAGTTGAAAGCGGAACTTATGTACCAGATACGTCAAAGCAACACACGCATGTTGGTAGTATTGGTAATTTGTGTTTGGATGGGATTCGTGGGAAGTATCCTGAGTAG